In Aspergillus flavus chromosome 3, complete sequence, one genomic interval encodes:
- a CDS encoding putative polyadenylate-binding protein: MAPQHSGDVLTPLLGALNLQAQRPKYPFVFLPDQMPQIPQIPQVPYMYPNVLPYPTLPYLVNCNEEQKNESLSLPFQMMKTPNGYILQDLESLTQQDPPIPRAVPAMWTNPSDLTLAKCLENREGITNVYIRGFLPETTDEMLYAYASRFGKIDRCKAIVDLDTGLCKGFGFVQYYNFESCENCIRGFFYLGYQASFAQKSRNSRLKDLEDKTSTNIYCTNIPNDWTEADLRRHFEPYRVVSEKISRDEKTGVSKEVGFARFETREIAEKVLTEYHNTTAKDGVKLLLRFADTKAQKLLKQQSNERRAYRAGEYNYSVEVVQGSTPSPSLHRLQQTASHLSPNSQISYPSPVGVGPTWTPATSISPPYPMVKNQPSNVHLNTWSAGNSPATLDHTPVYRGRLPITRMGWMETISSGSSRTVSSRTALPNSPCAESRSGPTSPRKENTKAESLSPIPSRREIIVKSPRSIH, translated from the exons ATGGCTCCTCAGCACTCGGGTGATGTCTTGACCCCTCTCCTCGGCGCCTTGAATCTTCAAGCACAGCGTCCAAAATACCCTTTTGTGTTTCTCCCGGATCAGATGCCTCAGATACCGCAGATACCTCAGGTGCCATATATGTACCCAAATGTTCTTCCATACCCTACCCTTCCTTATCTGGTGAACTGTAATgaggagcagaagaacgAAAGCCTCAGCCTTCCTTTTCAGATGATGAAAACTCCCAACGGTTACATCCTCCAAGACCTGGAGAGTCTGACACAGCAGGATCCCCCGATTCCACGGGCAGTGCCTGCAATGTGGACCAATCCGTCCGATCTTACCCTCGCCAAATGCCTCGAGAATCGTGAGGGTATTACCAATGTTTACATCCGAGGTTTCCTGCCGGAGACGACCGATGAGATGCTCTACGCATATGCATCCCGCTTCGGAAAGATTGATCGTTGCAAGGCGATCGTGGATTTGGATACGGGCCTTTGCAAAGG CTTTGGCTTCGTGCAATACTACAACTTCGAATCCTGCGAGAATTGCATTCGGGGTTTCTTCTATCTTGGTTATCAAGCCAGCTTTGCTCAG AAATCTCGTAACTCGCGCCTCAAGGATCTGGAAGACAAAACATCCACCAATATCTACTGCACCAACATTCCGAACGACTGGACTGAAGCG GATCTTCGTCGTCATTTTGAGCCCTACCGTGTCGTATCCGAGAAGATTAGCCGCGATGAAAAGACAGGCGTGAGTAAGGAGGTTGGATTCGCTCG ATTCGAGACCCGCGAAATCGCAGAGAAAGTGTTGACCGAATACCACAATACCACGGCAAAAGATGGCGTCAAGTTACTCCTTCGCTTTGCAGACACAAAGGCGCAGAAGCTACTCAAACAGCAAAGCAATGAGCGCCGTGCTTATCGTGCTGGGGAGTACAATTACTCCGTTGAGGTAGTCCAAGGCTCGACCCCATCGCCTTCTTTGCATCGTCTGCAACAAACTGCGTCCCATCTCAGCCCCAACTCCCAAATCAGTTATCCCTCGCCCGTGGGAGTGGGCCCTACCTGGACTCCTGCGACGTCCATTTCTCCTCC GTATCCTATGGTGAAGAATCAGCCCAGCAATGTGCACCTCAACACCTGGTCCGCGGGGAACAGCCCAGCGACACTTGATCACACACCTGTCTATCGTGGGCGGCTTCCCATCACTCGTATGGGTTGGATGGAAACCATCTCTAGCGGTTCGTCTAGGACAGTGTCGTCCAGGACAGCCTTGCCCAACTCTCCTTGTGCCGAATCCCGTTCTGGGCCAACCAGCCCCCGGAAGGAGAATACCAAAGCTGAGTCTTTGTCACCTATTCCGTCACGCAGGGAGATTATTGTGAAATCTCCGCGATCCATCCACTAA
- a CDS encoding putative dehydrogenase (3-hydroxyisobutyrate dehydrogenase): MSMSRALSLPLRRVSATSPTMRLSPSAFTATRAFSSSLRRDDTWGFIGLGQMGYAMAKNLRAKIPASDTLIIRDINENTAKRFVEETQEAVRNSGAKEDTSKVLIAQNAREVAEQSTVIVTSLPEPEHVKNVFYCMLRHGELPALEKERLFIDTSTIDPASSREIANAIHTTRQGRFVDAPMSGGVVGARAGTLSFMFGASSQTGELVDRVQSVLMLMGKKAWHMGNSGTGVSAKLANNYLLAINNIATAEVMNLGIRCGLDPKVLADMINTSTGRCWPMEINNPVPGVVETAPASREYAGGFGISLMNKDLRLAISAAEESGTPLALADKARGVYKAVEDEHRGKDFSVVYKWLQEQSATQS; this comes from the exons ATGAGCATGTCGCGTGCGCTATCCCTTCCTCTGCGGAGGGTGTCTGCCACTTCCCCAACCATGCGTTTGTCACCCTCAGCGTTCACAGCTACTAGAGCTTTCTCAAGTTCATTACGACGTGATGATACGTGGGGGTTTATCGGATTAGGCCAAATGG GCTACGCCATGGCCAAGAACTTACGCGCTAAGATCCCCGCATCCGACACACTAATCATCCGCGACATAAACGAGAACACCGCCAAAAGATTCGTCGAAGAGACCCAAGAAGCTGTCCGGAACAGTGGAGCCAAGGAAGACACCTCGAAGGTGCTTATCGCCCAAAACGCGCGAGAAGTAGCGGAACAATCG ACAGTGATAGTCACCAGCCTTCCGGAACCCGAACACGTCAAAAATGTCTTCTACTGTATGCTCCGCCACGGCGAACTCCCGGCCCTAGAAAAGGAGCGCTTGTTTATCGACACCTCCACGATCGATCCAGCTTCGTCCCGAGAAATTGCCAATGCAATCCACACAACGCGCCAAGGGCGATTCGTCGACGCCCCGATGTCAGGCGGAGTTGTGGGGGCCCGCGCCGGCACGCTCTCCTTTATGTTCGGGGCTTCATCGCAGACCGGCGAGCTCGTTGACCGCGTCCAGTCCGTTTTGATGCTAATGGGCAAGAAGGCCTGGCACATGGGTAATTCGGGAACAGGCGTTTCCGCCAAATTAGCCAACAATTATCTCCTGGCCATCAACAACATTGCCACTGCCGAGGTCATGAATCTGGGAATCCGTTGCGGACTCGACCCCAAGGTCCTGGCCGATATGATCAATACATCGACTGGTCGCTGCTGGCCGATGGAGATCAATAACCCGGTTCCGGGCGTGGTCGAGACCGCGCCAGCATCGCGCGAATATGCCGGTGGGTTTGGCATTAGTTTGATGAATAAAGATCTTCGCCTGGCGATTTCCGCTGCGGAGGAGTCTGGTACTCCCCTCGCGCTGGCCGATAAGGCCCGGGGGGTGTATAAAGCGGTGGAAGATGAACATCGAGGTAAGGACTTTTCGGTGGTATACAAATGGCTGCAAGAGCAGTCGGCTACTCAATCGTAG